agtggtaagggctaggcagtaggagttaagtgacttgcccagggtcacatggctaggacgtgtctgaggccacatttgaacctagaacctctggtCTGTggatctagctctcaatccattgagcgagcgagcgagcttctcccaaatccaatattcttaaTCCTTAATATGTCATCTACTGTGTTTCACTGCttctcccagctttgtgaccaGGATTGGAAAGTACTTTAGAAACTGTCAAATGCTAAATTAATTTAAGCTCTTGAAAGCTCTACAAAGAAGTGCTCTGTGTTCCCCAGATACCCTCTCCAGACAAGGAAAGATGACTGCATAGGAACCATAAAGATTAGTCTTTTCGCAATGAGGTCAACTGCCAGTTGAGATAGAAGcgaagcaaatttaaaaaaaagacggCTTGGGACCCTCGCATTTCCTCTAGAGGGGAGGGGTCTGAATGCTTGTTCTTAGAAACCTGTCTGGCTCAGAACAGCCAGGGTGATGGGCCTGCCTTTGAGAGGCACAAAGAAGATTTTTGGGATACCACGTGGGGTTTTTggtccctccacccccaccccacatgaCCCTACCTCActatctcttctccttcccctcccctccccaccccacaagAACAGCGCAGCCATAACTGTTTGTTGACAAAAACCAGATGTTTCTTTCCATTTAGTTTTTCACTGTTGCCAGCTGTGGCTTTTCTCTCTGGACTCTGGCGACTGCTTCTCCCAGGGTAGATCTTCACAACTTTGCCTTTTAGCCCTAGAATTACAGATTCAAGCACAGACATAATCTCTGTAGAGTAAAAATTAGTTCTAAATCCCAACCAAAGACCTTCTTAAGAAGGGTATGTCTTTAAGAGATTCTATACGACCAGACTGCAGTATGGTCTAAGAATGGGTACAATGGCGTCAAGACCCATTTTTTTTCCAGGGATGATCAAGCCAGAAAATGAACCAACCTGGGATGTGGGTCTAGTGACACTATTCTTTCCCCTTCCTAGCACACATTTCTTCCCCtggcttttcttctctctcatcttctctttctgcctcatttattttctcttctccctctcttcttttctctctgtctttctctctttcctttctgtctttttctccttcctttccttcttccttccatctttcctttcttcctcttctgccttaacTAGTTTGAGCTTATGGACTGATAATGGCCCTTTGGGACATTCTCCCATGCTCTTTGTAGCCCTTTGATGTGATAAAATTCCTTTATCTTTCCATCTcccttaaatttttaattttgtgcCCTGATCAACCTCGAACTTAGAAATAGTCATGATTTTCAGTTTCTCCATCCCACAGAAATGATACTGAAAATCAGTAAAACTGCTCTTCTATGACTTATTTAAACCCCCCTAACAGTTTGGGTTCTAAATCGAACCGTTTAAATGTGTGCGATCACTACTCAGCTGATGGGAATGTCTACAAATTAACAACAGATTTTGCACATTTGCTTACTTGATAAATACTCTTTATGGCTAACCTGGATGATTGCACAAGCCTTTCACTGAAGCCCCTAGTTTCGGTCATTGGGTACTAACTTTTCCTTTGATTTACTGCTGTTACTTCTCATGATTTACCCAGTGCTTGGAGACTTTTCAAACACTAACAGGAGGCGGAAATGAACAAGCACACTTTATCATTCCGATATCATACGAGTTGTTCATCGTCCTTTCTGGGTGGGCTCTCTGCTAACATGCTGGGAGGGCAGTCTTGCATGGTTTTGGTTTTAAGCATGGATTCTAACTAAACATAACTGAGTGTCACATCTGTGGGCTTTCCTTACCAGAAAACAGAGTACCACAGGCAGGCCAAATTTTTAGGCTGGGctgcttttttcatctttgtttttttttggtgttgttgttttttaatttttggaaaaatattagTTCTGTCTACCTTTGCATgcctttcatttgttcattttcttcctctttgcatGCCTCACTTTCTTGTTTTGATTTCTacaaaggtttgtttgttttgttggtcATTTTTTCCCTTATGATTCCTATCCCCCTCCATTTGTCTGTTTATAGGTTAAGATTAAATCCTCCATGTTATAGGATTTAGTAACATTTCATAAAGAAATGAGCAGCCTACAGAAATGTCATTCCAAGCAGCCATCTTCCCTTCTTGTATTTAACAGGAAGTGATGTCATTTACATGCACGTcacttcattgattttttttctttcaggattTGCTATCCAGAACTGTACACTTTTTGttttgcaaaacaaacaaacaaaaaattgcagatttctcccctctctcccttgtGTCCTCACTTCCGACCTTTCTCTCGTTTTGTCTTCGTTTTACTTATTGGTGTGTTCCATTTTTcagtttggtttggtttatttCTCTTAGACTCTGTTATATATTAGAGCTGTTTGATGTTATTGTCCATGTTTTCTGTTTACCTGGAAGcagttgcttaaaaaaaaaaactaagatgaTTGTtcggttttttaaaaataaaaaaatatgcagAGGACAAAAGCCATCCAAGATGGGCCAACCCAAGGAACTTTTCTATGGTCCATCCTGACCAGAGGTGTGACACTCAGAATTGAACACCAAGAGTGTTACTAATTTAATATTTGATCAATTTTTTTAAGACTGAGGTGGCCACCTCACCATCCGGTGCCTGGCAGAGGCTCCATAAAGTCAATCAAGATCTCCAAAATGAGCTTGAAACTCAATGCCAGCGCCAGGAGTTGATCAATCATCAAATTCAGTCTCTGAAACGTAGTTACGGGGAGGCAAAGGACATCATCCGGCACCATGAGGCTGAAATCCAAAGGTTGCAGGCAAGACTGAGCAACGCTGCCGCAGAGCTATCTATCAAAGAGCAGACTCTGGCCAAGCTCAAGAGCGACttgaagatggaaaaggaaaaagtcaCGGAGCAGCTGGAAGAGTGGCAGCAAAGTGAAAGCACCCTCAGTTTCCAGCTGAGGGTAAGTGAACAGCAGCTCCGAAGTGCAGAAGCCCTGCTCCTGGAGAAGACACAAGAACTGAGGGACCTAGAAATGCAGCAGGCCTTACACCGCGACCATCAGAAGGAGGTGCAGAGGCTCCAAGACAGAATCGCCGACCTCAGCCAGCAGCTCGGGGCCAGGGAGCAGGCTCAGGCACTCATGGAGGAGAAGCTGCAGAAGAATTATGAGCTTCTGTTGGAAAGCTGTGAGAAGGAAAAACAGGCTTTGCTGCAGAACCTGAAGGAGGTAGAGGATAAGGCCTGTGAGTATGAGGACCAGCTCCAAGACCATGAGCAGCAGATGGAAATCCTTCAGAAGGAGAAGCTAAGTGCAAAGTTTGAAGGCAGTGAGATCGTTCATCAGCTGGAGGAGCAGCTGGAGATGAAGGAGGCCAGCATCCAGAAGCTCGCCGAACACATCCAGAGTCTTCAGGAGGAACGAGACGAAATTAAGCAACGGTTCTCAGAGCTGATGAATCAGGTTGCAGAGTCTGACAGCAAAGTGGCTAAACTACAAGAAAAACTGAAGTCCTGGGAGGTGGATTATCAGACTCTGGAGCACTCTTATCAGAAAGTGTTGGCTCAGTTCCAGGGCGTGCACACGGTcctgaaggaaaaggaagatgaacTGCAACACATCAAGGAAATGCATGAGAAAATTCTGGAAAAGAAAGACCAGGACCTCCATGAGGCTCTGGTGAAAATGGCTGCTTTGGGGGGCAGCCTGGAAGAAACAGAAATTAAGCTCTTCCGTGCAAAGGAGGAGCTGTTAAGAAAGGCTATAGACAGCAGCAGCAAGGACCCGGAAGAGCCATGTGCTAGGCTGGACCTGCAGGAGGACAGCCCTGCCGATCCGGGGCCACATGTACAAGCTCCAGGAGTACTGCTGGGTCCTTGCCACCCACCCCTGCAAACTGAAGACGTTGGTCAGAGGGAAGTGTGTGGCGAGCCCTCTGAGCGAGGCCCGGAAGAAGGCACAGCCACGCTCAAGCCAACAGAGCCTCAAGACCAACAGGGCTATCAGAAAACTATTGGGAAACCTGATGGGGGGGCCCCAGGGGCGAAAAGGCAGAGAATTCGCTTTTCTAGCATCCAATGCCAGAAATACATTCATCCAGAAGGGTCGGAGAAGAACTGGACGAGTAGCACATCTTCAGACACCAGCCAGGATCGGTCCCTCTCCGAGGAGAGCATGTCGTCAGAGCCTGTGGCGAGCTGTCTCTCTTCTGGAGTTAGCGACCCTGAAACTTATCTTTCCATTATACATTCCTTGGAAACCAAACTCTATATAACTGAGGAAAAGCTCAAAGATGTGACCATGAAACTGGAGAGTCAGCAAGGCCAAAATCAGGAGACATTAATCGCCCTTCACCACCAGTGGGCTGGTACAGAATCACAGCTTCACGAACAGTTACAAGCTAGTTTGTCTCAAGTTGGTGCCTTGGTTTCCCAGCTGGAAAACGAAAGGCAAGAAAAGCTGAAGATGGTAGAAAACCACGTTGGTGAGCTGGGGGACTTCCAAATAAAAAACAGTCAGGCCCTAACCTGCTTGGAGAAATGCAGGGAACAGCTAAGATCTTTGCCAAAGGCTGAAAAAGAACAAGAACGAGACTTGTGTACGGCCACTTTGGCCAGCCTAGAGACCACTTTATCAAATGCGATTCGGGTCTTACATCATTTGCCATCCTCTGCAAATGGCACGGGTCCAGCTCATCTTGGAGAAGGCACTTCACTAAATGAAGGTAAATCCACTTTACAGGTACAACCCCAGGTCCTTGAACTGACGGAACAAGAGCAGTTGAGGTCGCTTTCTCAGAGAATAGCTTTCGAAGCTTCCTTAATAAATCAGATAGCCGAGTCCTTAAAAAATGCCAATTCCGATATTTCCCAAATCCTCCAAGAGATTTATGTGACAGCAAAGGGGGCAATGGAACCCACCCACGTGGTTAACACGGCCGCGACTTTAGCAGACACCCTGTCTAAAAAACTATTACTGGAAGGTGAGTTTTGGAACCAGGTAGAGGAGCTGAGTAAGCATCTAGAACCACACAGGGAAGGGGAAGCAAACAAACCAGAAGCCGGCCACTTCCGTTTTCCACAAGACCTTGTCACAGCAGTAGCAGATACCACGCTGATCAGGGCAGAGCTTGGCCTGACCGCGCAGTCCatgagggagtcattttaccaaAAGCTGGAGAGTATCGAAGACAACCTCAACAGGACCAGAATTGCCCTTCGACAGCATAAGTGTGCGCTGGGTGAAATCCTGAAAGCCTACAGGACTCCTGATTTTGAAAGGCTCATGCAACAGATTTCAGACACCTTCGGTTTTCCCGACAGCGTTACTCCAGGAGAGCTGCCAGGAGCTGGGGACTGGGGCTCGGCAGAGATGCTGCCATGTCCCGACGCGGGCGGATCGCAGGAGTGCCCCGGCTTGCTGGATCAGAGCAGGTCAGCCCTTCACGAGCAGATTGCCCAGCAGCTGAAGGACAGAGCTCGTGTCTTAGAGGAAATAGCGTCTGCTCTCTTATCGCTTCCTACTGTGGAGTCCATGAGTGAGTGTCGGCAGCTTCTCAAGGCTTCACAAAGCCTTTCCTATTTCAGTTGCTTGAGTCACCTTGGCCATTATTCTTCTTTGTTAGTTCAAGATGCAATCATTCAGGCTCAGGTTTGTTACTCAGTCTGCAAAATGAGGCTAGAGTATGAAAGAGAGCTCAGGTTTTATAAAGAGTCCTGGAAGAACAGCACGGAGGCCTCGTCCCACAAACCGACACAGGCCTTTGCCGCCCTTCGGATGGAATATGAGGAACTTCTTCACAAACAGAAAAGTGAGTACCTGGAAGTGATTTCCATTATTGAAAGGGAAAACGATGAGCTGAAAGCAAAAGTTGCTCAGCTGGACTGCCAGCAGCGGTGTTTGGAAGAAGTGGAAAGTAAACACAGCGAAAGCATCTTTGCTCTGCAGGACAGATACGAAGAGGAGATCCGAAGTGTGGTGGAGCAGTTAAACAGCACCAAGAACACTTTGCAGGCTGAGAGAACCAGAGTCCTAAGTCAACTAGACGCCTCAGTGAAAGATAAGCAGGATATGGAAAGGTTTCACGTAGAGCAAATGCAGACCCTGGAGGACAAATTTCagctgaaaataaaagaattgcaGATGATTCATGAAGAAGAACTTCGGACCTTGCAGGAACACTATACGCAGAACTTGCAGTGTTTACAAGAAACGCTTAACCACTACCAAAGGCAGAACCCGGAAGTGCCGCCTTCCACAGAGCCCCAGAGCATACATCACATGTGGCCCACAGACCAACTAGATGGCGTGATGCTAGTGACACAGGGTGAGCCTGATTCTATGACTGGGCTGAGAGAACGCATCCGAGAGCTGGAGGCCAAGATGAATGCCATGAGAGAAGAACTGGAACATAAAGACCTGGAGGGAAATGCCTCAACTCTGAGGGAAAAATACCAAAAAGACTTTGAGAATCTTAAGGTTTTGGACACATCgtttcatttacaaaatatttattggggagaatgttttccttttaaataatgCAATGTTCCTGTTTGCTAGGGGAAGAATTTTCCTGATACATTTTGGCTTTTAGGTTGGAATTAAGAGGTGGCTTGATTCTAAGTTAAAtgccttgggaaaaaaaaaggatatgttTCCAATTGTGCTAGCTACAAGTGTTATTCGTTTGCCATGACGCAATCTTGTTGCCTTGCTCAGGGCTTCTGGTAATGGTCTTTCTGTTTGATCTTTAGcaaaaggataagagaaaaaaaagcttCTCTTTGGAATGCTTCCCTAAGAGGAAAGCTTTGGGTCATTTTTCTCAGGGTGGGTGGGTGCTTTTTCCAGAGAAGAACAGCCAATGGTGAAAGTACATCTCAGTGGCTTTTTCCTATTGTTTTATCAGACACGAACATTGCATAATGTGTTCCCTTCTGCTTGAGATGCCCCTTTCATGACTTCCCTAAGAAAGCAGTTTGGCATTTAGAGTttgcttttcctctcttttcctttccccaaactcccttctcacctctggcTTGATAAAAGAGCTGACCCCAGTCTAGCCCATATAGTTGAGATCTTTTTAGAATTACGGTTATGAATTAAGGTTACCTATGCTGAAGGGTAATTCAAAGATCTGTTTTCCAAGTGAATTTTATGGGGTTTTCCTCTGAAATAAGAATTTTTGCAAGGCAAACAGTGTACAGTTGGTAGTAGCTTAATTCCATGCTTGGTTGGACTAGAGGTTTCCTTCATGAGAGAATGTTTTTTCTTGCCACACATGGGTTTAAGTgacctatttcctttttctatcaactttgaaaaataaccttttcctctcctttttcacGGTGATGACTTAAGTCAATGCACCATCCTTTGTATACAAAGGTGATAATAGCACATAGTCGTTATGTCCTTTGACTTATGCCTGTAGTGGTGGTGGCTTATGCCAAACCATCCACATTCTCCCACCCAGTTCCTCCACTTAGCAGGGAACATAAATTGCAAGTGGCTGCTCAGGGTTTAGAGTTCAACTTGTAGCCACAAAACAactcattctttctattttaaaaggGAATCAGCCTCTGCTGTGTTCTAACCAGATACGCTGACCAGCCCAAATAACTTAGATAATGACCTTCCCTGAAGTCATCAAAACATTGATCTGAAATCTTTCccttttgcttccttttctctAGAGGCCACAGAATTCCAATTTCCTAGGAACATAGTCCCCAAGTGAGCCACATCCCACCTCCCCAGAACGTGGCGCTTTCAGTATGAAAGCTTTCAAGACCCGTCCTCTTCCTTTATGGCACAACAGCATCCTTATGTTCCAACTGCATTCTTAGTAGAATACCCAGGAGTCTTTTTTGCTCCTGGCAGACACTGACAGTCTCTCCTGCTAGACTCTGTAGCCAGGATCCAGATTGGATCTGTTTTCATCACTCCTGCTCTGAGAATGCACTTGTAAGGAAGATTGACCGGAAGTGCAACCCTGCTCCATGCAAACACAAGTATAGCTGTATTGAGGCTGAGAAATGGAGAAGATTGCACGGGATTGAGAAAATACTCATGGACAGTGATCCAGGGAGTATTTACAATCATTCCTCTGATTACATTTGGAGCAGCTCTATGATATTCAGTGCAACCGAGGAACTACATCATTGGAGTCTTTTAAAATCACTCAGTGACCTTAAAGCTTTTTGCTTTTTGTACATCTAAACTTCTGCAGAGGTCAGAAAAATAGTATTCCTTGTTTACGTCCTGTATGAGTTAAGTTTCCTCTTCACGGGACCTAAGAGAGTCTGCATTGAGCTCAATATGCCTTGCCTTCCTGTGAAGGTTAATTGTGATATTTATCtagatatacacatgtgtgtatatgtacacatgtacatattCATGAATACATATACAGGGCCTAATACCGTGCAACATCACACTACTGGTTAGCAagaaatcagaaaggaaaaatgtttcaGGATGAAAAAGTAACCAAAGTATCAGACCCAGATACTATTTACATACATAATGGTGACTTCAAACTGGCCAAGGGTCTTCATGACTGAGATATgcctgtttaaaaaaatctctttgagggcTTAGCATTGGGAAATTTATTTTGGCCTTAAGTTGTGTTTTGTCATCATAACTCTGTGTCTGGCTTGTCCAGATCCTTTTTATAAAGCTCTTTGACATACTTAGAATCGAAAGACAAAGTATATGCTCGAGAGCTTAGTTAAGTCTGTTGTTCCATTGAGTAATCATGTTGAGAGGTGGCTTGTGCACTGGGGAAATATGTCTGTTCCTTCTGGGAAGGTTCCAGAAGACCCTTTTCTGAGGTCCTTATTTATGATCATGCCTCTTTCCTCAAGCCCTTCTTTGATTCAGAATGATCATTGCAATTACAGAAATCTTTGAATGAAATGACTAGGCCATCttctgaaaagggaaagaagtgCAAAGAAGCAGCAAAATCTCAAGTAGAATTTACAAAAAGTAGGAAATTCCACTTTTATGGTGCCCAATAAGAAGTGTACAGAAAAGGACATGACACAAGAGGAAACGCTAAAGTGGATTCTAGAATTTACTCAAGAGTTTGACAGTTAATCTGACTATCCCTAAAAAGGCCTGCTGCACCCGTATCAAGTTTGACTGTCACTTTAGGGACCAAAATAAAACTATCCAAGAATATTTTTTAGTTTTCCACTGGATAGATGACCTCAAATCTACAGTACAGCAAGTAGCAGTGTGCAGTCTAAACTACCATGTAAATTTTTGCTTGtcagttcttcctttttttaaaagagttaccGTCTATCCTAACAGAAACCTGGTAACTGAAAGATCATTCAGGATCTAGAAAGGAAAATGTGTCAGTTCATTGAAACAGTCAATTTTTTCCCCAGTATTACCTTCAGAATTGAGCTGATACCCATCCGTTTTTGGCACCCCATAAATGGGCCAAGCAGAAATTTCCATCCTGAAATGTATGGGGCTGTTGTATGTACACTTTCCTGGTGAAGACTTGTGTCCTTCACAGTTTGAAAATACTGAACCACACCCAATTGAATTTTCATCTATTAAAAAGTCATCAGGTTCAATATCATGACCCAGACTAGTGCCAGTTTGCCTTCCTGAGCCTGAA
The window above is part of the Monodelphis domestica isolate mMonDom1 chromosome 7, mMonDom1.pri, whole genome shotgun sequence genome. Proteins encoded here:
- the LOC100009785 gene encoding centrosomal protein of 290 kDa isoform X2, whose protein sequence is MAVTSSNIPSAEKIPTTKSTLWQEEIRAKDQPDGSTLSPVQSSGSSQVLPASSLKEPGLENKEEESAMNGDRVDCGRKARVESGYFSLEKTKQDLKAEEQQLPPPPSPPSPSVPHNRRSQVIEKFEALDIEKAEHMETNLSAGPVTSSDTRQGRSEKRVFPRKRDCTAEAMASPAGSIPDVSASPLSPHRRAKSLDRRSTESSMTPDLLNFKKGWLTKQYEDGQWKKHWFVLADQSLRYYRDSVAEEAADLDGEIDLSTCYNVTEYPVQRNYGFQIHTKEGEFTLSAMTSGIRRNWIQTIMKHVHPTTAPDVTSSLPEEKSKANSSFETCPKPSEKQDVDQVELDPEQKRSRARERRREGRSKTFDWAEFRPIQQALAQERANATDSSKAREPGSSEMDLTDLEKERARRREERRKRFEMIDSVDGPSADDTILRMEVDRSPVLPVATEMKPQNVHVEIEQRWHQVETTPLREEKQVPIAPLHLSSEDSSDRLPTQELTSLLEKELEQSQKEASDLLEQNRLLQDQLKVALGREQSAREGYVLQTEVATSPSGAWQRLHKVNQDLQNELETQCQRQELINHQIQSLKRSYGEAKDIIRHHEAEIQRLQARLSNAAAELSIKEQTLAKLKSDLKMEKEKVTEQLEEWQQSESTLSFQLRVSEQQLRSAEALLLEKTQELRDLEMQQALHRDHQKEVQRLQDRIADLSQQLGAREQAQALMEEKLQKNYELLLESCEKEKQALLQNLKEVEDKACEYEDQLQDHEQQMEILQKEKLSAKFEGSEIVHQLEEQLEMKEASIQKLAEHIQSLQEERDEIKQRFSELMNQVAESDSKVAKLQEKLKSWEVDYQTLEHSYQKVLAQFQGVHTVLKEKEDELQHIKEMHEKILEKKDQDLHEALVKMAALGGSLEETEIKLFRAKEELLRKAIDSSSKDPEEPCARLDLQEDSPADPGPHVQAPGVLLGPCHPPLQTEDVGQREVCGEPSERGPEEGTATLKPTEPQDQQGYQKTIGKPDGGAPGAKRQRIRFSSIQCQKYIHPEGSEKNWTSSTSSDTSQDRSLSEESMSSEPVASCLSSGVSDPETYLSIIHSLETKLYITEEKLKDVTMKLESQQGQNQETLIALHHQWAGTESQLHEQLQASLSQVGALVSQLENERQEKLKMVENHVGELGDFQIKNSQALTCLEKCREQLRSLPKAEKEQERDLCTATLASLETTLSNAIRVLHHLPSSANGTGPAHLGEGTSLNEGKSTLQVQPQVLELTEQEQLRSLSQRIAFEASLINQIAESLKNANSDISQILQEIYVTAKGAMEPTHVVNTAATLADTLSKKLLLEGEFWNQVEELSKHLEPHREGEANKPEAGHFRFPQDLVTAVADTTLIRAELGLTAQSMRESFYQKLESIEDNLNRTRIALRQHKCALGEILKAYRTPDFERLMQQISDTFGFPDSVTPGELPGAGDWGSAEMLPCPDAGGSQECPGLLDQSRSALHEQIAQQLKDRARVLEEIASALLSLPTVESMSECRQLLKASQSLSYFSCLSHLGHYSSLLVQDAIIQAQVCYSVCKMRLEYERELRFYKESWKNSTEASSHKPTQAFAALRMEYEELLHKQKSEYLEVISIIERENDELKAKVAQLDCQQRCLEEVESKHSESIFALQDRYEEEIRSVVEQLNSTKNTLQAERTRVLSQLDASVKDKQDMERFHVEQMQTLEDKFQLKIKELQMIHEEELRTLQEHYTQNLQCLQETLNHYQRQNPEVPPSTEPQSIHHMWPTDQLDGVMLVTQGEPDSMTGLRERIRELEAKMNAMREELEHKDLEGNASTLREKYQKDFENLKATCERGFAAMEETHQKKIEDLQRQHQRELEKLREEKDRLLAEETAATISAIEAMKNAHREEMERELEKTHRSQISSVNSDIEALRRQYLEELQSVQRELEVLSEQYSQKCLENAHLAQALEAERQALRQCQRENQELNAHNQELNNRLAAEITRLRTLLTGEGGGEAAGSPLTQGKDAYELEVLLRVKESEIQYLKQEISSLKDELQTALRDKKYASDKYKDIYTELSIVKAKADCDISRLKEQLKAATEALGEKSPENTTVSGYDIMKSKSNPDFLKKDRSSVSRQLRNIRSKSVIEQVSWDN
- the LOC100009785 gene encoding centrosomal protein of 290 kDa isoform X4, which produces METNLSAGPVTSSDTRQGRSEKRVFPRKRDCTAEAMASPAGSIPDVSASPLSPHRRAKSLDRRSTESSMTPDLLNFKKGWLTKQYEDGQWKKHWFVLADQSLRYYRDSVAEEAADLDGEIDLSTCYNVTEYPVQRNYGFQIHTKEGEFTLSAMTSGIRRNWIQTIMKHVHPTTAPDVTSSLPEEKSKANSSFETCPKPSEKQDVDQVELDPEQKRSRARERRREGRSKTFDWAEFRPIQQALAQERANATDSSKAREPGSSEMDLTDLEKERARRREERRKRFEMIDSVDGPSADDTILRMEVDRSPVLPVATEMKPQNVHVEIEQRWHQVETTPLREEKQVPIAPLHLSSEDSSDRLPTQELTSLLEKELEQSQKEASDLLEQNRLLQDQLKVALGREQSAREGYVLQTEVATSPSGAWQRLHKVNQDLQNELETQCQRQELINHQIQSLKRSYGEAKDIIRHHEAEIQRLQARLSNAAAELSIKEQTLAKLKSDLKMEKEKVTEQLEEWQQSESTLSFQLRVSEQQLRSAEALLLEKTQELRDLEMQQALHRDHQKEVQRLQDRIADLSQQLGAREQAQALMEEKLQKNYELLLESCEKEKQALLQNLKEVEDKACEYEDQLQDHEQQMEILQKEKLSAKFEGSEIVHQLEEQLEMKEASIQKLAEHIQSLQEERDEIKQRFSELMNQVAESDSKVAKLQEKLKSWEVDYQTLEHSYQKVLAQFQGVHTVLKEKEDELQHIKEMHEKILEKKDQDLHEALVKMAALGGSLEETEIKLFRAKEELLRKAIDSSSKDPEEPCARLDLQEDSPADPGPHVQAPGVLLGPCHPPLQTEDVGQREVCGEPSERGPEEGTATLKPTEPQDQQGYQKTIGKPDGGAPGAKRQRIRFSSIQCQKYIHPEGSEKNWTSSTSSDTSQDRSLSEESMSSEPVASCLSSGVSDPETYLSIIHSLETKLYITEEKLKDVTMKLESQQGQNQETLIALHHQWAGTESQLHEQLQASLSQVGALVSQLENERQEKLKMVENHVGELGDFQIKNSQALTCLEKCREQLRSLPKAEKEQERDLCTATLASLETTLSNAIRVLHHLPSSANGTGPAHLGEGTSLNEGKSTLQVQPQVLELTEQEQLRSLSQRIAFEASLINQIAESLKNANSDISQILQEIYVTAKGAMEPTHVVNTAATLADTLSKKLLLEGEFWNQVEELSKHLEPHREGEANKPEAGHFRFPQDLVTAVADTTLIRAELGLTAQSMRESFYQKLESIEDNLNRTRIALRQHKCALGEILKAYRTPDFERLMQQISDTFGFPDSVTPGELPGAGDWGSAEMLPCPDAGGSQECPGLLDQSRSALHEQIAQQLKDRARVLEEIASALLSLPTVESMSECRQLLKASQSLSYFSCLSHLGHYSSLLVQDAIIQAQVCYSVCKMRLEYERELRFYKESWKNSTEASSHKPTQAFAALRMEYEELLHKQKSEYLEVISIIERENDELKAKVAQLDCQQRCLEEVESKHSESIFALQDRYEEEIRSVVEQLNSTKNTLQAERTRVLSQLDASVKDKQDMERFHVEQMQTLEDKFQLKIKELQMIHEEELRTLQEHYTQNLQCLQETLNHYQRQNPEVPPSTEPQSIHHMWPTDQLDGVMLVTQGEPDSMTGLRERIRELEAKMNAMREELEHKDLEGNASTLREKYQKDFENLKATCERGFAAMEETHQKKIEDLQRQHQRELEKLREEKDRLLAEETAATISAIEAMKNAHREEMERELEKTHRSQISSVNSDIEALRRQYLEELQSVQRELEVLSEQYSQKCLENAHLAQALEAERQALRQCQRENQELNAHNQELNNRLAAEITRLRTLLTGEGGGEAAGSPLTQGKDAYELEVLLRVKESEIQYLKQEISSLKDELQTALRDKKYASDKYKDIYTELSIVKAKADCDISRLKEQLKAATEALGEKSPENTTVSGYDIMKSKSNPDFLKKDRSSVSRQLRNIRSKSLKEGLTVQERLKLFESRDLKKD